A stretch of the Acidobacteriota bacterium genome encodes the following:
- a CDS encoding 2Fe-2S iron-sulfur cluster-binding protein, producing the protein MPDDDPRSGPSNPTRRKFLKTTGSTAAASVIAAYVPTRANSSAAESGTAVASADAPNIAGAVPITLRINGKDHQLRVDPRTTLLDCVRETVALTGTKKGCDHGQCGACTVHVNGRRVNSCLSLALMHDGDEITTIEGLGTPDALHPMQAAFVAHDGYQCGYCTSGQIMSAVALLKEPCGPEDAAVKELMSGNICRCGAYANIVAAIQQVRKNT; encoded by the coding sequence ATGCCAGACGACGATCCACGATCGGGCCCGTCAAATCCCACCCGCCGGAAATTCCTTAAGACCACGGGAAGTACTGCGGCAGCGTCCGTGATCGCTGCGTACGTACCCACGCGCGCGAACAGCAGCGCCGCAGAGAGTGGCACGGCCGTGGCAAGTGCGGACGCCCCGAACATCGCGGGCGCGGTCCCCATCACGCTACGCATCAACGGCAAGGACCACCAACTGCGCGTCGACCCTCGGACGACGCTGCTGGATTGCGTCCGTGAGACCGTCGCTCTCACCGGAACAAAGAAGGGCTGCGATCACGGGCAATGCGGCGCGTGTACCGTGCACGTGAATGGCCGGCGCGTGAATTCATGCCTGAGCCTGGCCTTGATGCACGACGGCGACGAGATCACAACCATCGAGGGCCTCGGCACACCCGACGCGCTGCATCCCATGCAAGCCGCGTTCGTCGCCCACGACGGATACCAGTGCGGATATTGCACGTCCGGCCAGATCATGTCGGCGGTGGCATTGCTCAAGGAGCCGTGCGGTCCCGAGGACGCGGCGGTGAAGGAACTGATGAGCGGCAACATCTGCCGCTGCGGGGCCTACGCCAACATCGTGGCCGCGATCCAACAAGTCCGCAAGAACACTTAG
- a CDS encoding DsbA family protein produces the protein MTTLRVPVGADDHVQGPATAAVTLVEYGDYECPHCGHAYPIVKQLQEEFGDDLRFVFRNFPLANAHPHAQLAAEAAEAAGAQGKFWEMHDWLFENQDDLSSENIVAGAEELGLDMKRFVNDSESRKFQEKVKRDFAGGVRSGVNGTPTFFINGVRHDADFEYETLTAAIQAALAEAA, from the coding sequence ATGACCACACTCAGAGTACCGGTTGGCGCAGACGACCATGTGCAAGGCCCAGCCACCGCCGCCGTTACCCTGGTGGAGTATGGCGACTATGAGTGCCCACACTGCGGGCACGCCTATCCCATCGTCAAGCAGTTGCAGGAGGAGTTCGGCGATGACCTGCGCTTCGTCTTCCGCAACTTCCCGCTCGCGAACGCTCATCCCCACGCCCAGCTCGCCGCGGAAGCCGCTGAAGCCGCCGGCGCGCAAGGTAAGTTCTGGGAGATGCACGATTGGTTGTTCGAGAATCAGGACGACCTCAGCAGCGAGAACATCGTCGCCGGCGCCGAGGAGTTGGGCTTGGACATGAAGCGTTTCGTCAACGACAGCGAATCGCGCAAGTTCCAGGAGAAGGTGAAGCGCGATTTTGCCGGCGGCGTCCGCAGCGGCGTGAATGGCACGCCGACATTCTTCATCAACGGCGTCCGTCACGACGCCGACTTCGAATACGAGACCCTGACCGCCGCCATCCAGGCTGCGCTGGCCGAAGCCGCTTAG
- a CDS encoding redoxin domain-containing protein: MPQSQILPAGTKAPDFTLHVTPDQTLSLSELRGQPVVLAFYPADWSPVCGDQMALYNEILPEFQKFKAELLGISVDGAWCHAAYARTNKLHFPLLSDFEPKGEVARKYGAYRQQEGITERALFVIDPEGIITWSYCSPVAVNPGADGILEALEEMQSKRKKAS; the protein is encoded by the coding sequence ATGCCTCAGTCTCAAATCCTGCCGGCCGGCACCAAGGCTCCTGATTTCACCCTGCACGTCACTCCTGACCAAACGCTTTCACTCTCCGAGTTGCGCGGCCAGCCCGTCGTGCTCGCCTTCTATCCCGCCGACTGGAGCCCGGTCTGCGGCGACCAGATGGCGCTCTACAACGAGATCCTTCCCGAGTTCCAGAAGTTTAAGGCTGAGCTCCTCGGCATCTCGGTCGACGGCGCCTGGTGCCACGCCGCCTACGCCCGCACCAACAAGCTGCACTTCCCGCTGCTCTCCGACTTCGAACCCAAAGGCGAGGTCGCGCGGAAATACGGGGCTTACCGCCAGCAGGAAGGCATCACCGAGCGCGCGCTTTTTGTCATCGACCCTGAAGGCATCATCACCTGGAGCTACTGCTCGCCCGTCGCCGTGAATCCTGGCGCCGATGGCATCCTCGAAGCCCTCGAAGAGATGCAGAGCAAGCGGAAGAAGGCATCATGA
- a CDS encoding nuclear transport factor 2 family protein yields MKTKFFLLALALTLAVSTATAKDSGAATAEKLERQMFDWMVAKDWASLGAHIAPHFQSLHSDGARDRAGELELIKNLHMTKAPTFTDFKVTRSGDLLIITYRAASDEVIDGKSQAGKANPHMSVWQKTSAGWVWISHANINQ; encoded by the coding sequence ATGAAAACCAAATTCTTTCTGCTCGCACTCGCCCTCACGCTCGCCGTCTCCACTGCAACCGCTAAGGATTCCGGCGCCGCCACCGCCGAGAAGCTCGAACGCCAGATGTTTGACTGGATGGTGGCGAAAGACTGGGCGTCCCTCGGCGCGCACATCGCGCCGCACTTTCAATCCCTGCACTCCGATGGCGCGCGCGACCGCGCCGGCGAACTCGAGCTCATCAAGAACCTTCACATGACCAAGGCGCCCACCTTCACCGACTTCAAGGTCACGCGTTCGGGCGACCTGCTCATCATCACCTACCGTGCCGCGAGCGATGAGGTCATCGACGGGAAGTCGCAGGCCGGTAAGGCGAACCCGCACATGAGCGTCTGGCAGAAGACGTCCGCGGGCTGGGTCTGGATATCGCACGCGAACATCAACCAATAG
- a CDS encoding DoxX family protein produces MNTATQPSRGKLWTGRVLSAIPVLFMIGGGIMSLGKPPQVVEGMKKFGYQEESILLISILEIGSALIYAIPQTAVLGAILMTGYLGGAVATHVRINDPGWPMAVTMGVLVWLGLYLRDPRLTALVPLRKME; encoded by the coding sequence ATGAATACTGCGACGCAACCATCCCGCGGCAAGCTCTGGACCGGCCGCGTCCTCTCCGCCATCCCTGTCCTGTTCATGATCGGCGGCGGCATCATGAGCCTCGGCAAACCGCCGCAAGTCGTCGAGGGCATGAAGAAATTCGGCTACCAGGAAGAATCCATCCTGCTCATCTCCATCCTCGAGATCGGCTCGGCGCTCATCTACGCCATACCACAGACAGCGGTGCTCGGCGCCATCCTGATGACTGGATACCTCGGCGGCGCGGTCGCCACCCATGTCCGGATCAACGACCCGGGCTGGCCGATGGCGGTCACCATGGGAGTCCTGGTCTGGCTCGGCCTCTATCTGCGCGATCCACGCCTGACCGCGCTCGTCCCGCTGCGCAAAATGGAGTAG
- a CDS encoding MBL fold metallo-hydrolase, producing the protein MRKLIVLFVLCALVGVAAAQQDDFSKVEIKVQKVADGVYMLIGAGGNIGASIGEDGVVVIDDEFAPLVPKLQAALKTVTDKPVRFILNTHYHGDHTGGNELMAKSGSTIIAQENVRKRLAAGTEIKKFNRPTPPAPKDALPIITFNDRLTVHLNGEDIRAIHFPAGHTDGDSVIFFPKANVVHMGDDFVTYGFPFVDVENGGSVSGMIAGCEKVLATVPADAKFIPGHGPLSTAADVRTFIQMMKDTRAVVAAAVAKKQTPAQMKQAKLLAAWEKTYGGRFIKSEDWIDALYDDVTHSKTGTEQYKPHGHGAEKPKP; encoded by the coding sequence ATGCGCAAACTCATAGTCCTCTTCGTGCTGTGCGCTCTCGTCGGCGTAGCCGCTGCCCAGCAAGACGATTTCAGCAAGGTCGAGATCAAAGTGCAGAAGGTCGCGGACGGCGTCTACATGCTGATCGGCGCCGGCGGCAACATCGGCGCCTCCATCGGCGAGGACGGCGTCGTCGTCATCGACGACGAATTCGCTCCCCTCGTTCCTAAGCTCCAGGCCGCGCTCAAGACCGTGACCGACAAGCCGGTGCGTTTCATCCTCAACACGCATTATCACGGCGACCACACCGGCGGGAACGAGTTGATGGCCAAGTCGGGCTCCACCATCATCGCGCAGGAGAACGTGCGCAAACGCCTCGCCGCCGGCACGGAAATCAAGAAGTTCAACAGACCCACGCCGCCCGCGCCCAAGGATGCGCTCCCCATCATCACCTTCAACGATCGCCTCACCGTGCACCTGAACGGCGAGGACATCCGCGCCATCCACTTCCCCGCCGGCCACACCGATGGCGACAGCGTCATCTTCTTTCCCAAGGCCAATGTGGTGCACATGGGCGATGACTTCGTCACCTACGGCTTTCCCTTCGTCGACGTCGAGAACGGCGGCTCCGTCTCGGGCATGATCGCCGGGTGTGAGAAAGTCCTCGCCACCGTCCCCGCTGACGCCAAGTTCATTCCCGGACACGGCCCACTCTCCACCGCCGCCGACGTTCGCACCTTCATCCAGATGATGAAAGACACGCGCGCCGTCGTCGCCGCCGCGGTCGCCAAGAAACAGACACCCGCGCAGATGAAGCAGGCGAAGCTGCTCGCGGCCTGGGAGAAGACGTACGGCGGGCGCTTCATCAAGAGCGAGGACTGGATCGACGCGCTCTACGACGACGTCACCCACAGCAAGACCGGGACCGAGCAATACAAGCCGCACGGCCACGGCGCCGAAAAGCCAAAGCCCTAG
- a CDS encoding MFS transporter, translating into MSMETPALLRSLRYRNYRLFFTGQLISLIGTWMDTVAEAWLVYRLSHSPLLLGVAAFASQIPVFLLAPIGGLIADRYDRRKILIWTQALSMVQAMILAILTLTHVVTIWHVIVLAAGLGIVNAIDMPTRQAFVVDLVSRDDLMNAIALNSSMFNGARVIGPAVAGIIVAAIGEGWCFFANSVSYIAVIAGLWMMTNGPSAYPRAAHEGALLQIKEGFRFVMGEKPVRALLSLLAVVSLFGMSYSVLMPVFADQVLHAGPRGLGLLMGCAGIGALGGAISLALKKEVKGLGRWIVLGACGFGVALIIFGQSRMTWLSCAVLLGAGYAMMVQMSSSNTLIQSMVPNHLRGRVMALYTATFMGMAPVGALLSGTLAQHIGASYTVAFGGVACIVAGGLFGVVLPSLRPLARRLIVAQQAEAAAPTQP; encoded by the coding sequence ATGAGCATGGAGACCCCGGCACTGCTGCGCTCGTTGCGGTACCGCAACTACCGGCTGTTCTTTACCGGGCAACTCATCTCGCTGATCGGCACGTGGATGGACACCGTCGCCGAAGCGTGGCTCGTCTACCGGCTCTCGCACTCTCCTTTATTACTAGGCGTGGCGGCATTCGCCAGCCAGATCCCCGTTTTCCTGCTTGCGCCCATCGGCGGGCTGATCGCCGACCGCTACGACCGGCGGAAGATCCTGATCTGGACGCAGGCGCTGAGCATGGTGCAGGCGATGATCTTGGCCATCCTGACGCTCACGCACGTGGTGACCATCTGGCACGTGATCGTGCTGGCGGCGGGACTCGGCATCGTGAACGCCATCGACATGCCGACGCGCCAGGCCTTTGTGGTGGACCTGGTGAGCCGCGACGACCTGATGAACGCCATCGCGCTGAACTCCTCGATGTTCAATGGCGCGCGCGTGATCGGCCCGGCGGTGGCGGGCATCATCGTAGCGGCCATCGGCGAAGGCTGGTGCTTCTTTGCCAACTCGGTGAGCTACATCGCGGTAATCGCCGGATTGTGGATGATGACGAACGGGCCGAGCGCCTACCCGCGAGCGGCGCACGAGGGCGCCCTACTGCAGATCAAGGAAGGCTTTCGCTTCGTGATGGGCGAGAAGCCGGTGCGGGCGCTGCTGTCGCTGCTGGCGGTGGTGAGTTTGTTCGGGATGTCGTATTCCGTCCTGATGCCGGTATTCGCCGACCAGGTCCTGCACGCCGGCCCGCGCGGGCTGGGCCTGCTGATGGGCTGCGCGGGCATCGGCGCCCTGGGCGGCGCGATATCGCTGGCACTGAAGAAGGAAGTGAAAGGACTGGGACGCTGGATCGTGCTGGGCGCGTGTGGATTCGGAGTGGCGCTCATCATCTTTGGCCAGTCGCGGATGACATGGCTCTCGTGCGCGGTGCTGCTGGGTGCGGGCTACGCGATGATGGTGCAGATGTCGTCGTCGAACACGCTCATCCAGTCGATGGTGCCGAACCACCTGCGCGGACGGGTGATGGCGCTCTACACCGCCACCTTCATGGGCATGGCTCCGGTGGGGGCGCTGCTCAGTGGCACGCTGGCGCAGCATATCGGCGCCTCGTATACCGTCGCATTCGGAGGAGTGGCGTGCATCGTGGCGGGAGGCTTGTTCGGCGTGGTGCTGCCCTCGCTGCGGCCGCTCGCGCGGCGGCTGATCGTGGCGCAGCAGGCGGAGGCGGCGGCGCCGACGCAGCCGTGA
- a CDS encoding PilZ domain-containing protein: MDETTPQSKSEIARRLPRHDTDNRVVLTVPKADGPEKVRGRASNISEAGFGVVLAGELQIGDVVQARLVLQALADPLEVTAQVKNRHGFSHGFAFVNITAEQRRTVMRYLRAASHEDTMSLEDAHAMNAQHAADPEETTAKLRFSPEAYAPKPDGHESTDAREEKRDGGE, encoded by the coding sequence TTGGACGAGACGACACCGCAATCAAAATCCGAGATCGCGCGGCGCTTGCCGCGACATGACACCGACAACCGCGTGGTGCTGACGGTGCCGAAGGCAGATGGGCCGGAGAAGGTGCGCGGGCGCGCCTCGAACATCAGCGAAGCCGGGTTCGGCGTGGTGCTGGCGGGCGAACTGCAGATCGGCGACGTGGTGCAGGCCCGGCTGGTGCTGCAGGCGCTGGCCGATCCGCTGGAGGTGACGGCGCAGGTGAAGAACCGTCATGGCTTCAGCCATGGTTTCGCGTTCGTGAACATCACGGCGGAGCAGCGCCGGACGGTGATGCGCTACCTGCGCGCAGCGTCCCATGAAGACACCATGAGCCTGGAAGACGCGCATGCGATGAACGCCCAACATGCGGCTGACCCGGAGGAGACGACAGCGAAGCTCCGCTTCTCGCCGGAGGCATACGCGCCCAAGCCGGACGGCCACGAGTCGACGGACGCGAGGGAAGAGAAGCGGGATGGCGGCGAGTAA
- a CDS encoding PilZ domain-containing protein, which translates to MAASNPLPDPKWKNARSFPRFATDLPVQVEVLGGGETLAGRLLDIGLGGACVLLEASGLPARQKVVLEFRFPMSSAPLRLRATLRHRHREDHYGFQFVEVRGEERETIRRACAGLRIV; encoded by the coding sequence ATGGCGGCGAGTAATCCGTTACCGGACCCGAAGTGGAAGAACGCGCGCAGCTTTCCGCGCTTCGCCACCGACCTGCCGGTGCAGGTCGAGGTGCTGGGCGGAGGCGAGACGCTCGCGGGACGTCTGCTGGACATCGGACTGGGTGGCGCTTGCGTGCTGCTGGAGGCGAGCGGTCTGCCCGCGCGCCAGAAGGTGGTGCTGGAGTTCCGTTTCCCGATGAGCTCCGCGCCGTTGCGGCTGCGCGCGACCTTGCGGCATCGCCATCGTGAGGATCATTACGGGTTTCAGTTCGTCGAGGTGCGGGGCGAGGAGCGCGAGACGATCCGGCGCGCGTGCGCGGGACTAAGGATCGTCTAG
- a CDS encoding response regulator — MTSSTGRPKPKVLVVDDARVIADTLAIILGQNGYDSTAAYTGQEAVEKAKAVQPDLVISDVIMPDMNGIEAAIQIRRMLPKCKILLFSGQAATADLLENARQQGHEFEILAKPVHPADLLAKLKS, encoded by the coding sequence TTGACGAGCAGCACGGGTCGTCCCAAGCCAAAGGTGTTGGTGGTCGACGACGCACGCGTGATCGCCGATACGCTAGCCATCATCCTGGGACAGAATGGCTATGATTCCACCGCCGCCTACACCGGCCAAGAAGCGGTGGAGAAGGCCAAGGCGGTGCAGCCCGACCTGGTCATCAGCGACGTGATCATGCCCGACATGAATGGCATCGAGGCAGCGATACAGATCCGGAGGATGCTGCCCAAGTGTAAGATCCTGCTGTTCTCGGGACAGGCGGCCACTGCCGACCTGCTGGAGAATGCGCGGCAGCAAGGCCATGAGTTCGAGATCCTGGCAAAGCCGGTGCATCCGGCAGACTTGCTGGCAAAGTTAAAGAGCTAG
- the recR gene encoding recombination mediator RecR, with the protein MSKFAEPMSRLIDELKKLPGIGGKSAQRLAFHILRSSEDDAQALAAAVRDVKEKLRLCSICNNITDVDPCTYCTSPTRNLRLVCVVEEPTNIAAIEKTRHFNGVYHVLHGSISPLHGVGPEHLRISNLTKRIDQGEVDEVIIATNPTVEGEATAMYLSKTIKRPTVKVTRIAMGIPVGSDIEYADEVTMLKAMEGRREL; encoded by the coding sequence ATGTCTAAATTCGCCGAACCCATGTCCCGCCTCATCGACGAGCTCAAGAAACTGCCCGGCATCGGCGGGAAGTCCGCGCAACGCCTCGCTTTCCACATCCTGCGCTCATCCGAAGATGACGCGCAGGCCCTCGCCGCCGCCGTCCGCGACGTCAAGGAAAAACTCCGCCTCTGCTCCATCTGCAACAACATCACCGACGTCGATCCCTGCACCTACTGCACCAGCCCCACGCGCAACCTGCGGCTGGTCTGCGTGGTCGAGGAGCCCACCAACATCGCGGCCATCGAGAAGACGCGCCACTTCAACGGCGTCTATCACGTACTGCACGGCTCCATCTCGCCGCTGCACGGCGTGGGCCCGGAGCATCTCCGCATCTCGAACCTGACGAAACGCATCGACCAGGGCGAGGTCGATGAAGTCATCATCGCGACCAACCCGACCGTCGAAGGCGAAGCCACCGCGATGTATCTCTCGAAGACGATCAAGCGTCCTACCGTGAAAGTGACGCGTATCGCCATGGGCATCCCCGTCGGCTCCGACATCGAGTACGCCGACGAAGTCACCATGCTCAAAGCCATGGAAGGCCGCCGCGAACTCTGA
- a CDS encoding YbaB/EbfC family nucleoid-associated protein: MGGFDLQRLMSQAKQQYESLQKKMQETVIDATAGGGSIRVRMNGQKQLLAITIDPEVVKSGDVEMLQDLVLAAINEAARKIDDEMKSTVGGMLGGMGMPGM; this comes from the coding sequence ATGGGTGGGTTCGACCTTCAACGCCTGATGTCGCAGGCGAAACAGCAATACGAGTCGCTGCAGAAGAAGATGCAGGAGACGGTGATCGACGCCACCGCCGGTGGCGGCAGCATCCGCGTCCGCATGAACGGACAGAAACAGTTGCTCGCCATCACCATCGATCCCGAGGTGGTCAAGTCCGGCGACGTCGAGATGCTGCAAGACCTCGTGCTCGCCGCCATCAACGAAGCCGCCCGCAAGATCGATGACGAGATGAAGTCCACCGTCGGCGGCATGCTCGGCGGCATGGGCATGCCAGGAATGTGA
- the dnaX gene encoding DNA polymerase III subunit gamma/tau, producing the protein MSYQVLARKYRPQKFSDVIGQEHVTRTLMNAIAQSRIAHGYIFSGHRGIGKTTVARILAMALNCKAGNGPQAEPCGVCDSCREIREGAVGAMNVIEIDAATNRGIDEVRSIIATSEGQPARGDRYRIFILDEAHQITEAAFNALLKTLEEPPPWVVFMLATTQPEDIPQTIRSRCQHFSFHAVKFADIVTQLRDIAKQEKIKVDDNALAVLAEAGDGSMRDALSIMDQAIACCGNTLTAELVRELVGAVPAETLEQVMDAIGHNSADDALRLIDKLTTEGQSPTHFARQLVRFLRNAVVAKVASSDSPLLQISADERARVARIAEKFSEEDLSRFLAIMLRTHDELGYRQEQRFHLELGILKMVHAQRLLPLEQWLSGAALPARSLSLPAPTLSAGVPPAVAAGATSAAKPRDAAPPRVSPFEADRARKSETKSEAKTEPSSARPAAATAVGLAEPPPEPADLSPDSLRQKIVAALESAGQRTLAYMLSEGEWRLAAGELVIDVPKSPTIVEMALGPEPKRLLTAAVNQAAGRLLRIKVVGVGSANANTNADAANGGGTPANGDRAKGGNVSTANPQAPSAAPPRGRAADEPVVRRMQEKFNAEIRSVIDHRNKK; encoded by the coding sequence ATGAGCTACCAGGTCCTCGCGCGCAAATATCGTCCGCAAAAGTTCTCTGACGTCATTGGTCAGGAACACGTCACGCGCACCCTGATGAACGCCATCGCTCAGTCTCGCATCGCCCACGGCTACATCTTCTCGGGACACCGCGGCATCGGCAAGACCACCGTCGCGCGCATCCTCGCCATGGCGCTGAACTGCAAGGCCGGCAACGGACCGCAGGCCGAGCCTTGCGGCGTATGCGATTCCTGCCGCGAGATCCGCGAGGGCGCGGTCGGCGCCATGAACGTGATCGAGATCGATGCCGCCACCAACCGCGGCATCGATGAGGTCCGCAGCATCATCGCCACCAGCGAAGGCCAGCCCGCGCGCGGCGATCGCTACCGCATCTTCATCCTCGACGAAGCTCACCAGATCACCGAGGCCGCCTTCAACGCGCTCTTGAAGACGCTGGAAGAGCCGCCGCCGTGGGTCGTCTTCATGCTGGCGACCACGCAGCCCGAAGACATCCCGCAGACCATCCGCTCGCGCTGTCAGCACTTCAGCTTTCACGCGGTCAAGTTCGCGGACATTGTCACCCAGCTCCGCGACATCGCGAAGCAGGAAAAGATCAAAGTCGACGACAACGCGCTCGCCGTGCTGGCTGAGGCCGGCGACGGCTCCATGCGCGACGCGCTCAGCATCATGGACCAGGCCATCGCCTGCTGCGGTAACACGCTCACCGCCGAGCTCGTCCGCGAGCTCGTGGGCGCGGTGCCGGCCGAGACGCTCGAGCAGGTCATGGACGCCATCGGTCACAACTCGGCCGACGACGCGCTGCGCCTCATCGACAAGCTCACCACCGAAGGCCAGAGTCCTACACACTTCGCCCGCCAGCTCGTCCGCTTCCTGCGCAACGCAGTGGTCGCCAAGGTCGCGAGCAGCGATTCTCCGCTGCTCCAGATATCGGCGGACGAACGTGCGCGCGTCGCGCGCATCGCCGAAAAGTTCTCGGAAGAAGACCTCTCGCGCTTCCTCGCCATCATGCTTCGCACCCACGACGAGCTGGGCTACCGCCAGGAACAGCGCTTCCACTTGGAGCTTGGCATCTTGAAGATGGTCCACGCGCAGCGCCTGCTGCCGCTCGAGCAGTGGCTGAGCGGCGCCGCGCTGCCGGCGCGTTCGCTTTCACTCCCCGCGCCGACCCTTAGCGCCGGCGTCCCGCCGGCTGTAGCGGCGGGCGCGACATCCGCCGCCAAGCCGCGTGACGCTGCGCCGCCGCGCGTCTCGCCCTTCGAAGCCGACCGCGCGCGGAAGTCGGAGACGAAGTCCGAAGCAAAGACGGAACCGAGTAGCGCCCGGCCGGCCGCCGCGACTGCCGTTGGCCTCGCGGAGCCGCCTCCGGAACCCGCCGACTTGTCGCCCGATTCACTCCGCCAAAAGATCGTCGCCGCGCTCGAGTCAGCCGGACAGCGCACCCTCGCCTACATGCTCAGCGAAGGCGAATGGAGGCTTGCCGCGGGCGAGCTCGTCATCGACGTCCCAAAGTCTCCGACCATCGTAGAGATGGCGCTCGGGCCCGAGCCCAAGCGCCTGCTGACTGCCGCGGTCAACCAAGCCGCCGGCCGGCTGCTGCGCATCAAGGTCGTCGGCGTGGGCAGCGCCAACGCCAATACCAACGCCGACGCCGCGAATGGTGGCGGCACGCCCGCCAACGGCGACCGCGCCAAAGGTGGCAACGTATCCACTGCCAACCCGCAGGCGCCGTCCGCTGCGCCGCCTCGCGGACGCGCGGCCGACGAGCCCGTCGTCCGCCGCATGCAGGAAAAGTTCAACGCCGAGATCCGCAGCGTCATCGACCACAGGAACAAGAAGTAA
- a CDS encoding STAS domain-containing protein, whose product MSLKITTKQADGVAVVHCNGRIVFGEEAASLREQVKNLLTTQKNIVLNLGGVSYIDSGGLGTLVGLYTSARAAGGDIKLANLTQRVGDQLQITKLVTVFEVFDSEEKAVNSFKTAATA is encoded by the coding sequence ATGAGCTTGAAAATAACCACCAAGCAGGCGGATGGCGTGGCGGTCGTCCACTGCAATGGCAGGATCGTGTTCGGGGAAGAGGCCGCCAGCCTGCGCGAGCAGGTGAAGAACCTGCTGACCACGCAGAAGAACATCGTGTTGAACCTGGGCGGCGTGAGCTACATCGATAGCGGCGGGCTCGGCACGCTGGTGGGCCTGTACACCTCGGCGCGCGCGGCCGGCGGCGACATCAAGCTGGCGAACCTGACGCAGCGGGTGGGCGATCAACTGCAGATCACCAAGCTGGTGACGGTGTTCGAAGTCTTCGACAGCGAAGAAAAAGCTGTCAACTCGTTCAAGACCGCCGCGACGGCATAG
- a CDS encoding SET domain-containing protein-lysine N-methyltransferase, whose protein sequence is MPRLTSLIPPAPFELSELGWHPIIGPMGLIIRSSQIHAAGCYTTAPIAKGTLVVEYTGPRFKPEECVHLYAGQSSTYLFGMEGDKQIIDGHGMAAFVNHSCAPNCETDEIDGRVWIVAIRDIAPEEELTYDYNLYDGDDLNGAPCYCGAKDCRGTMYELEEVARLKRLAREAKRKQAAAKTTFATKKKPQRTAA, encoded by the coding sequence ATGCCAAGATTGACCAGTCTGATCCCGCCGGCGCCGTTCGAACTCTCCGAGCTGGGATGGCATCCGATCATCGGGCCTATGGGACTCATCATCCGCTCGTCGCAGATCCACGCTGCCGGCTGCTACACCACCGCACCCATCGCGAAAGGGACCCTGGTGGTCGAATACACCGGCCCGCGCTTCAAGCCGGAAGAGTGCGTCCATCTCTATGCGGGCCAGTCATCCACCTATCTCTTCGGCATGGAGGGCGACAAGCAGATCATCGACGGTCACGGCATGGCCGCCTTCGTCAATCACTCCTGCGCTCCCAACTGCGAGACTGACGAGATCGACGGACGCGTCTGGATCGTCGCCATCCGCGACATCGCGCCCGAGGAAGAACTTACCTACGACTACAACCTCTACGACGGGGACGACCTCAACGGCGCCCCCTGCTACTGCGGGGCAAAGGATTGCCGCGGGACGATGTATGAGCTCGAGGAGGTCGCGCGCCTCAAGCGGCTGGCCCGCGAGGCAAAACGCAAGCAGGCCGCCGCCAAGACCACTTTCGCCACAAAGAAAAAGCCGCAGCGGACTGCGGCTTGA